The sequence below is a genomic window from Streptococcus oralis.
TACCTATGTGGAAAGAATACGCAGATTCGTGTCAAGGAGCATTCCTTGAATATGACATGAGTTATCTTGAACATATTGTTGCTCATCAATCTATTGAATTTGTTAAAATTCACTACTTAGATTTGAATTCTGGCGCTAAAGATGAATCAGATGTTGGTAAAGCTCTAGATAATCTAAAACAAATTTTTGAAAAAATACAAGAGTTTGAAGGTAAAACTCCACTAAGTGACTTGGCGGAAAAATTAAAAAAGATTTCTTATCTTTTTAAAGTAAAAGATTACGAATATGAGATGGAGTATCGTATTCTAATCAACCTAGATGATACTTCTGTAAAAAAACTTATTGCAAAGCATAATAAAAGTTTAGATAAAAATAAGGATTTATTAAAAGGTAAGGATTTATTAAATGAGAATTACTTGAAGAAAGAGGAGATTGGGTTAGAAACTTTTGATAAAGTTAACTATAATGATTTTAGGAAGTATATCGTATTAAGCCCAAAAGATAATGGCAGATATGCTTTATTTGTATACATCAATCTATTACCTTTGAAATACTCAAAAGTTATTCTAGGTCCAAAGGTTACAGATGCAGACTATATTGCTCCTTATCTCAAACTTGCCAATCCTGATATAGAGATAGAAAGTTCGAAAATCCCTTATCGTTGAGTTTAGAAAAAATTAAAGCTTCAAAGAAATTATAATCTTTTATTAATAAGGAGAAGCTAGTAATGAAAAAAATTTTACTGTTAATTTTCTTCATTGTAAATATTGTCCCTTTATTCTTTATTCTACGTTTTGCCTTCCTTTTCTTTACAACAACTTATGACATTTTCCCTGAAGCAAATCAATCGGAGGTAGAGACAGCAGTAAGAAGAACCCTTGATTTGTATGGTTTTAAAGGAGATATGAAGGTTACGAAGTTTTCTAGAGATAAATGGACTTCTGAAAAATACAAAATTGAATACGATTATAGTGAAGAGGTTGATGGAAGTAGAGTCACTGTGAGTCATGCCTTGTTTTATCGTCCAAAGTCCTCAAAATACAATCCCCAAAAGACTGATGAAGAACTAGCCTATGATGGGACTACGAGAACCATGTTACAAGAATTTTCAGACATGGCTCATAAACTACTTAACCAGCATCCTGTCAGTATTTCTCACAAAGAGAAGGTAGAGAATTTTTTTAAGCAATATGAAAATCCAAATCTAGAATATGTGAATAGTTACTGGAGTGTCGATACTGAATCTGGGAATATTCAAGACTATTATGCCCTCATTGAAAAGAACCGTAAGGAAGGAAAAGCTTTTCAAGGTTTGTATGATATTCCTATTGATGAATTCTTGGAAAAAGAAATGATTAAAGGATACATCATCTATCGCGATACTGTTTTAGAAGAGGGTGAGAAAGATTATTTTGATAGTGAAGGCGGACTGACAGGATTTATTTCAAATGGGATAGATAATGCCGAGTTGCCAGATGCCTTTTATGAGGTTTCTTACTACTATGGTGCTAAAGGATATCGTTCAGGTAGTAGTGTTTCTTTAAAGATTCAAAACCATAAGATGCTCTATTATGGAAGTAATTTTAACTAAAAATTTTATATGTAACAATTTATGTTAAAATAATAGACGAGATAATTTAAAAGTGATAGATATTAGTCATTAGTTAGTAGTTTGAATTTAAAGGAGAAATAAATAGTGAAAAATTCAAGTACTTTTAACAAGCTTATTTATACTGTCCTATATTCCTTACTGATAGCATTTGTTATCGCTCATTTCATATTATGGTCATTTGGTTTATCATTTACTCCGATTATTTGGAATATTTGGCTCTTTCTTCTAATTTTTACTCTATTTATTCGCTTTTTGAGGTCCTTTGCAATTCTTGATCTTCTATTTGGGATATTTGGACTGAAATTTATTCCCATAGCGTGGAATACAAGGCTTTTTGTTCCAATTATCCTCTCTATTTTGCATATTTTTATTTACTTTTTAAAGGGGAAATATCGCTTCCTTGAAGGAGTGCGCAGTGCGATTTGTAGTTTTTATATTTGGTTATTTGTAATTGTCGTCTTCGCTTTTATTCCAAATCCTCCTGTTCCAATCACTATTGATTATGAAGTTAGGGAACAAGAAATTGTCATAACAAAAGGATATTTGCTTCATGATGTATACTATTATCATGAGCTGATTAATCCCTTCATCATGAAATCTGACATCAAGTCTAAAAAAATTCTATAATAAATTAGAAAGTGAGTAAATTTATGTCCCGTTCCCAATTAACGATTTTAACAAACATTTGTCTGATTGAAGACCTTAAAAATCAGCGAGTAGTCATGCAATATCGCTCTCCTGAAAACAATCGCTGGTCTGGCTATGCCTTTCCTGGAGGTCATGTAGAAAATGGTGAGGCTTTCGCAGAGTCTGTCATTCGTGAGATCTATGAAGAAACAGGATTGAATATCCAAAATCCTCAACTTGTCGGCATTAAAAATTGGCCACTAGATACAGGTGAGCGCTATATTGTCATTTGTTATAAGGCGACAGAGTTTACTGGAAATCTTCAATCCTCAGAAGAAGGAGAAGTATCTTGGGTGCAAAAAGACCAGATTCCAAACTTGGATCTGGCCTATGATATGCTACCCTTGATGGAAATGATGGAAGCACCTGACAAGTCAGAGTTCTTCTATCGCCACCGTACAGAGGACGGCTGGGAGAAAGAAATTTTCTAGTCTTTTACTAAATAACCTAACTGATCCAAGGCCTCCTCGATATAGTGGAGGTCTTGTTGTGTTTCAGCTTCAACAAGGTGGTAATGGATGCCGTCTGTCAATTCAGAAAGTGGTCTAAAGTCAGAATTCTCGACTTGTTCCAGAAAATGCTGGACATCTCGGCGACAGGTGAGTTTGAGCAGAGTTTCAATTTCACCATAAACGGGATGATCGATTAAGATATTTTGAACGCGTCCGCCATTATCTACTATAGCCAAAAGTTCCTGACCAATTTCTTCCAGTTCATGTTTCACTTTAAAGAGTTTGTGGACGTAGGGGTTGGCATCATTTTCTTTGTAGATATAACCACGATTGGTTGACAAGATAGGAGCGCCATCGGCTCGCAAGATGGCAATGTCTTGGACGATGATTTGGCGTGTGACATGAAAGTGTTCAGCCAAGGTTTGACCATTGAGAGCTTTTGGTGACTCTTTTAAAAGTTTGAGAAGAGTTTGTTTGCGATCCTTTGTCATAGTTTTTCCTTTTAGCGACGTTTTCGAAGCACTTTAAAGACAGCTAGTGCCAATGTATAGTCTACCATACTATGGATAATTGTGCCAAATCCAACTAGGACGAAGAGAACATAAAACATATTTTCAACATTTGTCCCTGAAGTAGCATAGAAAATAATACAAGCTAGCACTTCAGCAATAGCGTGAACAACACCCAAAACAAAGTTAAAAATCCAAGATGCCTTTGGTTTATCC
It includes:
- a CDS encoding 8-oxo-dGTP diphosphatase; this encodes MSRSQLTILTNICLIEDLKNQRVVMQYRSPENNRWSGYAFPGGHVENGEAFAESVIREIYEETGLNIQNPQLVGIKNWPLDTGERYIVICYKATEFTGNLQSSEEGEVSWVQKDQIPNLDLAYDMLPLMEMMEAPDKSEFFYRHRTEDGWEKEIF
- a CDS encoding transcription repressor NadR, translating into MTKDRKQTLLKLLKESPKALNGQTLAEHFHVTRQIIVQDIAILRADGAPILSTNRGYIYKENDANPYVHKLFKVKHELEEIGQELLAIVDNGGRVQNILIDHPVYGEIETLLKLTCRRDVQHFLEQVENSDFRPLSELTDGIHYHLVEAETQQDLHYIEEALDQLGYLVKD